From the genome of Symbiobacterium terraclitae, one region includes:
- the gltA gene encoding NADPH-dependent glutamate synthase: MAMISLKKQPMPQQEPKVRATNFAEVPLGYTLEMAVHEATRCLQCQDPQCEKGCPVSVPVRDFIGLLAQGRLEESIRTMKAVNRLPAICGRVCPQEEQCEARCVLNRSGRQPVAIGRLERFIADWEREHGWVAADPPERRPERVAVIGAGPAGLTCAGDLAAMGYQVTVFEALHAPGGVLTYGIPEFRLPKDIVYADVARLEAMGVEFRYNVVVGRTVTVDALLDELGYDAVFIGTGAGLPKFLGIPGENLAGVYSANEFLTRINLMRAYRFPEYDTPVKVGKRVAVIGAGNTAMDAVRTALRSGAERAMIVYRRTEAEMTARAEEYEHALEEGVEFYWLTNPVKVLGNSEGWVKGLECVRMELGEPDESGRRRPVPVPGSEFVLPCDTVILALGTTPNPILINATPGLETNRRGCVVADEETGATSRPGVFAGGDVVTGAATVILAMGAGQRAARAIHRYLDEKRQAAAAD, from the coding sequence ATGGCGATGATCAGCCTGAAGAAGCAGCCCATGCCCCAGCAGGAGCCGAAGGTGCGGGCCACCAACTTCGCGGAGGTCCCCCTGGGCTACACGCTGGAGATGGCGGTGCATGAGGCGACCCGCTGCCTGCAGTGCCAGGACCCCCAGTGCGAGAAGGGCTGCCCGGTATCGGTGCCGGTGCGTGACTTCATCGGGCTCCTGGCCCAGGGGCGGCTGGAGGAGTCGATCCGGACGATGAAGGCGGTCAACCGGCTGCCGGCGATCTGCGGCCGGGTCTGCCCCCAGGAGGAGCAGTGCGAGGCCCGCTGCGTGCTGAACCGCAGCGGCCGCCAGCCCGTGGCCATCGGCCGGCTGGAGCGCTTCATCGCCGACTGGGAACGGGAACACGGGTGGGTGGCGGCCGATCCGCCCGAGCGCCGCCCCGAACGGGTGGCGGTGATCGGTGCCGGTCCCGCCGGGCTCACCTGTGCCGGGGACCTGGCGGCCATGGGCTACCAGGTGACGGTCTTCGAGGCCCTGCACGCCCCCGGCGGCGTGCTGACCTACGGCATCCCCGAGTTCCGCCTGCCCAAGGACATCGTCTACGCCGACGTGGCCCGCCTCGAGGCTATGGGCGTCGAGTTCCGCTACAACGTGGTCGTGGGCCGCACGGTCACGGTGGACGCCCTGCTGGACGAGCTGGGCTACGACGCGGTCTTCATCGGCACCGGTGCGGGGCTGCCCAAGTTCCTGGGCATCCCCGGCGAGAACCTGGCCGGCGTCTACTCGGCCAACGAGTTCCTCACCCGGATCAACCTGATGCGGGCCTACCGCTTCCCCGAGTACGACACCCCGGTGAAGGTGGGCAAGCGGGTCGCGGTCATCGGCGCCGGCAACACGGCCATGGACGCCGTCCGCACCGCCCTGCGCTCCGGCGCCGAGCGGGCGATGATCGTCTACCGGCGCACCGAGGCGGAGATGACCGCCCGGGCCGAAGAGTACGAGCACGCCCTGGAGGAGGGCGTCGAGTTCTACTGGCTCACCAACCCGGTGAAGGTGCTGGGCAACAGCGAGGGCTGGGTGAAGGGGCTGGAGTGCGTCCGGATGGAGCTGGGCGAGCCGGACGAGTCCGGCCGGCGCCGTCCCGTACCCGTGCCCGGGTCCGAGTTCGTGCTGCCCTGCGATACGGTGATCCTGGCCCTGGGGACCACACCGAACCCGATCCTGATCAACGCCACGCCAGGTCTCGAGACCAACCGCCGGGGCTGCGTGGTCGCCGACGAGGAGACCGGCGCCACGTCCCGCCCGGGCGTCTTCGCCGGCGGCGACGTCGTCACCGGCGCCGCCACGGTGATCCTGGCGATGGGCGCCGGGCAGCGCGCCGCCCGGGCGATCCACCGGTACCTGGACGAGAAGCGCCAGGCCGCCGCGGCCGATTAG
- a CDS encoding class I SAM-dependent methyltransferase: MAKWPRRAETEVCWVDIHGLDGLQVTAQFDPVAVEYDFEASLRPDHDFFLRHLPAVRGAALDVGCGSGILTLELARWFDEVVGVDISSEMLAIARVRRSAANLTYLRMDANDLRLDATFDYIVSRTTFHHLTDVPAVLRRLKAMLRLTCLRQPVGYTWSGPGRSSCRTCFGMDGGRPGGSCGFAHPASGSITWPQTGTSHRAGFRRCTAASCPAVRSPVSDRSWASCGKSLRLNQALSPRERRHHIARATPPVRETGGVAARGSARLARRASVGPPRSPNRPRRPGASRPGTGGSPGRRAARRPSPGSPWRRR; encoded by the coding sequence GTGGCGAAATGGCCGCGGCGTGCGGAGACGGAGGTGTGTTGGGTGGACATCCACGGTTTAGACGGGCTACAGGTAACAGCTCAGTTCGACCCTGTTGCCGTGGAGTACGACTTCGAGGCCTCGCTTAGGCCTGATCACGACTTCTTCCTGCGCCACCTGCCCGCAGTGCGCGGGGCGGCCCTGGACGTCGGGTGCGGGTCGGGCATCCTGACCCTCGAACTGGCGAGGTGGTTTGACGAGGTCGTCGGTGTGGACATTTCCTCCGAAATGCTGGCCATCGCCCGCGTAAGACGCAGTGCGGCCAATCTCACCTACCTGCGCATGGACGCCAACGACCTGCGGCTGGATGCCACCTTCGACTACATCGTCAGCCGGACAACCTTCCACCACCTGACCGACGTGCCCGCCGTCCTGCGCAGGCTTAAGGCGATGCTCCGTCTGACGTGCCTACGCCAGCCCGTTGGATATACGTGGTCGGGGCCTGGCAGGAGTTCCTGCCGGACGTGTTTCGGTATGGATGGCGGACGGCCCGGCGGCTCTTGCGGTTTCGCACATCCGGCGAGTGGCTCGATCACCTGGCCGCAGACCGGTACCTCTCACCGAGCGGGTTTCAGGAGGTGTACGGCGGCGAGCTGCCCGGCTGTACGTTCACCCGTCTCGGACCGTTCATGGGCGTCGTGTGGGAAAAGCCTCAGGCTTAACCAAGCCTTGTCGCCACGTGAACGGCGACACCACATCGCGCGGGCGACGCCCCCAGTCCGAGAGACCGGGGGCGTCGCTGCACGTGGTTCGGCCCGCCTCGCACGCCGGGCTTCGGTTGGTCCGCCACGTTCGCCTAATCGGCCGCGGCGGCCTGGCGCTTCTCGTCCAGGTACCGGTGGATCGCCCGGGCGGCGCGCTGCCCGGCGCCCATCGCCAGGATCACCGTGGCGGCGCCGGTGA
- a CDS encoding DUF5946 family protein, with the protein MAESKGSNSGTQGCQRPDRRCPECGAPAVDGMDCFEQLGWLIGWEQWDPELAALHFVTVASYNLQHPAQFYPEVLSELRKALIAHLDHGLPWSEIRKRVGNLFAGNTRVRRPEAERKPVLLHWPMTIADVYLPDKPEGAADRVRAWAASIRAELEREQPQ; encoded by the coding sequence TTGGCCGAGAGCAAGGGTTCGAACTCAGGGACCCAGGGGTGCCAGCGGCCTGATCGCCGGTGCCCCGAGTGCGGCGCCCCGGCGGTGGACGGGATGGACTGCTTCGAGCAGTTGGGCTGGCTGATCGGCTGGGAGCAGTGGGATCCCGAACTGGCGGCGCTGCACTTCGTTACGGTCGCATCATACAACCTCCAACATCCCGCCCAGTTCTACCCAGAGGTGCTGAGCGAGCTGCGGAAAGCGCTCATCGCTCACCTGGACCACGGCCTGCCCTGGTCCGAGATTCGCAAGAGAGTAGGCAACCTGTTCGCGGGCAATACCCGGGTCAGACGCCCCGAGGCCGAGCGCAAGCCGGTGCTGCTCCACTGGCCGATGACCATTGCCGACGTGTACCTGCCCGACAAGCCCGAGGGCGCGGCTGACCGGGTGCGCGCGTGGGCAGCATCCATCCGGGCAGAGCTTGAGCGCGAGCAGCCCCAATGA
- a CDS encoding sigma-54-dependent transcriptional regulator, translated as MRSYALLLAEDEESFRELLKRRLSRKGYLVTAVASGTEALDALAEEEFDAAIFDMKMPGLDGIATLKRAREIQPGLPVLILTGHGSIETAVEAIRAGAYDYLTKPCNLAELEVILERALERRALEVENRGLREALRRLGDGLEIVGRSEPLRRLLELTERVAQGAMPVLIEGESGTGKELIARAVHQWSPRAAGPFIPVNAGALPAQLLESELFGHARGAFTGAVAAKPGLVELAGGGTLFLDEIGEMPLEVQAKLLRFLETHEVRRVGETRIRRVDVRIVAATNRRLADEVRAGRFREDLYYRLNVVALHVPPLRERREDIPLLVEHFLARLGSAKEMTPEALEALMRQEFRGNVRELYNLVQRGVILSPDRFIAPEDLGLTVPPARQGAPTRRGAGPSAEASPGDGGDAGEEFASLEQVERAHIARALERTGWNRAQAAQLLGVSVRTLYRKIEGYGLRPGQ; from the coding sequence ATGCGCAGCTACGCCCTTCTGCTCGCGGAAGACGAAGAGTCGTTCCGGGAGTTGCTAAAGCGGCGTCTGAGCCGCAAGGGGTACCTTGTCACCGCGGTAGCCTCCGGGACGGAGGCGCTGGACGCGCTGGCGGAAGAGGAGTTTGATGCGGCCATCTTTGACATGAAGATGCCGGGTTTGGACGGCATCGCCACGCTGAAGCGGGCCCGTGAGATCCAGCCCGGGCTACCGGTGCTGATCTTGACCGGGCACGGTTCCATCGAGACTGCGGTTGAGGCGATCAGGGCCGGCGCTTACGACTACCTGACCAAGCCCTGCAACCTGGCCGAACTCGAGGTCATCCTGGAGCGGGCCCTGGAGCGGCGCGCCCTGGAGGTGGAGAACCGCGGCCTGCGGGAGGCCCTTCGCCGCCTGGGCGACGGGCTGGAGATCGTCGGCCGCAGCGAGCCGCTGCGACGGCTGTTGGAGCTGACCGAGCGGGTGGCGCAGGGGGCGATGCCGGTCCTGATCGAGGGCGAGAGCGGCACGGGCAAGGAGCTGATCGCCCGCGCAGTCCACCAGTGGAGCCCCCGGGCGGCCGGGCCTTTCATCCCCGTCAACGCCGGGGCGCTGCCGGCGCAGCTCCTCGAGAGTGAGCTGTTCGGTCACGCGCGCGGTGCCTTCACCGGTGCGGTGGCGGCGAAGCCCGGCCTCGTGGAACTGGCCGGGGGTGGTACGCTCTTCCTGGACGAGATCGGCGAGATGCCCCTGGAGGTACAGGCGAAGCTGCTGCGCTTCCTGGAAACCCACGAAGTGCGGCGGGTCGGGGAGACCCGCATCCGGCGGGTGGACGTCCGCATCGTCGCCGCCACCAACCGCCGCCTGGCCGATGAGGTGCGGGCGGGCCGCTTCCGGGAGGACCTGTACTATCGGCTGAACGTGGTCGCCCTGCACGTGCCGCCGCTGCGCGAGCGGCGTGAGGACATCCCGTTGCTGGTGGAGCACTTCCTGGCCCGGCTGGGGTCGGCGAAGGAGATGACCCCCGAAGCCCTGGAGGCGCTGATGCGGCAGGAGTTCAGGGGGAATGTGCGAGAATTGTACAACTTGGTGCAGCGCGGCGTCATCCTGAGCCCGGACCGGTTCATCGCGCCGGAGGATCTGGGGCTGACGGTGCCACCTGCTCGGCAGGGGGCGCCCACGCGCCGTGGCGCGGGGCCATCGGCCGAGGCCTCCCCGGGGGATGGGGGTGACGCCGGCGAGGAGTTCGCCTCGCTGGAGCAGGTCGAGCGGGCGCACATCGCAAGGGCCCTGGAGCGCACCGGGTGGAACCGCGCCCAGGCGGCGCAGTTGCTCGGGGTTAGCGTGCGCACGCTGTACCGGAAAATCGAGGGCTATGGTCTCAGGCCAGGGCAGTAG